Proteins encoded by one window of Actinomycetota bacterium:
- a CDS encoding Uma2 family endonuclease has translation MADVVSDSATPAHQRVVLELAVRLRSYEDAHVGQTGLSPLDVALGDHTLQPDVFWVPTDERIEHPVRVTPSFVVEVSSPSTRRHDLVRKRRVYEQAGVAEYWFVDLDANRIERYSLGPDGSYGHPDLVSGGASIASTALGAFEVAVDDLLPY, from the coding sequence ATGGCGGACGTCGTCTCGGATTCCGCGACGCCCGCACACCAGCGTGTCGTGCTGGAGCTAGCGGTGCGCCTCCGGTCGTACGAGGACGCGCACGTGGGGCAGACCGGCCTATCGCCGCTGGACGTGGCGCTCGGCGACCACACCCTCCAACCGGATGTCTTCTGGGTCCCGACCGACGAGCGCATCGAGCACCCCGTCCGGGTCACGCCCAGCTTCGTCGTCGAGGTGTCGTCACCGTCGACGCGACGGCATGACCTCGTGCGCAAGCGTCGCGTCTACGAACAGGCGGGGGTTGCCGAGTACTGGTTCGTCGATCTCGACGCCAACCGCATCGAGCGCTACTCGCTCGGACCGGACGGCAGCTACGGGCATCCCGACCTCGTCTCGGGCGGGGCGAGCATCGCCTCGACGGCGCTGGGGGCCTTCGAGGTGG
- a CDS encoding amidohydrolase has translation MQPEDLILISVDDHVVEPPDMFDGHVPDRFRDRAPRVERLDNGDDVWVYEGQRIPNIGLNAVAGKPPEEWGFEPTAFDDIRDGCYDVDRRVADMSLNGVLASMCFPSFVQFCGQLFARTEDKELALTMVRAYNDWHIDEWAGSHPDRFIPLTIPPLWDPELMADEVRRVAAKGCHAVTFSENPEKLGWPSYHSEHWDPFFRACSEENVVVCLHIGSSSQLVMTAKDAPIDTMVVLTPMNSIQAATDILFSPTLRRFPDLRFALSEGGIGWIPYFLERVDYVYQRHSPWTHQDFGEKLPSQVFLEHFTLCFIDDQHGIDARHAIGVENITWECDYPHSDSSWPHSPELVAKQLDGVPDDEINAITHGNAMQLFSFDPFSVRPRGQATVGALRAEAGDVDPTTQVKRSKAGAQDGSVVGFEDLVKKMSKRD, from the coding sequence GTGCAGCCCGAGGACCTGATCCTGATCAGCGTGGACGACCACGTGGTCGAGCCCCCCGACATGTTCGATGGCCACGTCCCGGACCGGTTCAGGGACCGCGCCCCGCGCGTCGAGCGCCTCGACAACGGCGACGACGTGTGGGTCTACGAGGGTCAGCGCATCCCCAACATCGGTCTGAACGCCGTCGCCGGCAAGCCCCCCGAGGAGTGGGGCTTCGAACCCACCGCCTTCGATGACATCCGCGATGGCTGCTACGACGTCGACCGTCGTGTCGCGGACATGAGCCTCAACGGGGTACTGGCCTCCATGTGCTTCCCGAGCTTCGTGCAGTTCTGCGGTCAGCTCTTCGCCCGCACCGAGGACAAGGAGCTGGCGCTGACGATGGTGCGGGCGTACAACGACTGGCACATCGACGAGTGGGCGGGCAGCCACCCGGACCGGTTCATCCCCCTGACCATCCCGCCGCTGTGGGACCCCGAGCTGATGGCCGACGAGGTCCGCCGCGTCGCGGCGAAGGGCTGCCACGCGGTGACGTTCAGTGAGAACCCCGAGAAGCTCGGATGGCCCAGCTACCACAGCGAGCACTGGGACCCGTTCTTCCGCGCGTGCAGCGAGGAGAACGTCGTCGTCTGCCTCCACATCGGCAGCTCGAGCCAGCTCGTGATGACCGCCAAGGACGCCCCGATCGACACGATGGTCGTGCTGACCCCGATGAACTCGATCCAGGCGGCGACCGACATCCTGTTCAGTCCGACCCTGAGGAGGTTCCCCGACCTGCGCTTCGCGCTCAGCGAGGGCGGCATCGGGTGGATCCCCTACTTCCTGGAGCGCGTCGACTACGTCTACCAGCGCCACTCCCCGTGGACGCACCAGGACTTCGGCGAGAAGCTGCCCAGCCAGGTCTTCCTCGAGCACTTCACCCTGTGCTTCATCGACGACCAGCACGGCATCGACGCCCGCCACGCCATCGGGGTCGAGAACATCACCTGGGAGTGCGACTACCCCCATAGCGACTCCTCGTGGCCGCACTCACCCGAGCTGGTGGCCAAGCAGCTCGACGGGGTACCCGACGACGAGATCAACGCCATCACCCACGGCAACGCGATGCAGCTGTTCAGCTTCGACCCCTTCTCGGTGCGGCCCCGCGGGCAGGCGACGGTCGGGGCGCTGCGCGCCGAGGCTGGCGACGTCGATCCGACCACCCAGGTCAAGCGCAGCAAGGCGGGTGCCCAGGACGGGTCGGTCGTGGGGTTCGAGGACCTCGTGAAGAAGATGAGCAAGCGCGACTGA
- the rimK gene encoding 30S ribosomal protein S6--L-glutamate ligase encodes MRILILSRNAGLYSTSRLRQAAEERGHEVRVIDYLRCYMDITSHRPAVRYAGQALTDADAIIPRIGAPHTFYGTAVVRQFEMMGVYPANESQGITRARDKLRALQLLAREGVGLPVTSFAHSAKDIDGIIDIVGGAPLVVKLVEGTQGMGVVLAETRKAAESVIGAFRQLDANILVQEFIKEAGGTDIRAFVVGNRVVAAMKRTAAPGEFRSNIHRGGSASKVILTPEERAAAKRAAKILGLDIAGVDLMRSNHGPVVLEVNSSPGLEGIETATGKDVAGAVIEHIEKNARPGRTRSRGKG; translated from the coding sequence ATGCGCATCCTCATCCTCTCCCGCAACGCGGGCCTGTACTCCACGAGCCGCCTGCGGCAGGCGGCGGAGGAGCGCGGCCACGAGGTGCGGGTCATCGACTACCTGCGCTGCTACATGGACATCACCTCGCACCGCCCCGCGGTGCGCTACGCGGGACAGGCGCTGACGGACGCCGACGCGATCATCCCCCGCATCGGCGCGCCCCACACGTTCTACGGCACGGCGGTCGTGCGCCAGTTCGAGATGATGGGCGTGTACCCGGCGAACGAGTCGCAGGGGATCACGCGCGCCCGCGACAAGCTGCGGGCCCTGCAGCTCCTGGCACGCGAGGGGGTCGGCCTGCCGGTCACGAGCTTCGCCCACAGCGCCAAGGACATCGACGGCATCATCGACATCGTGGGCGGCGCCCCGCTCGTGGTCAAGCTCGTCGAGGGGACCCAGGGCATGGGCGTCGTCCTGGCCGAGACGCGCAAGGCCGCGGAGTCGGTCATCGGCGCGTTCCGACAGCTCGACGCCAACATCCTCGTGCAGGAGTTCATCAAGGAGGCGGGCGGCACCGACATCCGCGCGTTCGTCGTGGGCAACCGCGTCGTCGCCGCGATGAAGCGCACGGCGGCACCCGGAGAGTTCCGATCCAACATCCACCGGGGGGGCAGTGCGAGCAAGGTCATACTCACGCCCGAGGAGCGCGCGGCGGCCAAGCGCGCGGCGAAGATCCTGGGCCTCGACATCGCCGGTGTGGACCTGATGCGCTCCAACCACGGACCCGTCGTTCTCGAGGTGAACTCCTCCCCCGGTCTCGAGGGGATCGAGACCGCGACCGGCAAGGACGTCGCCGGGGCGGTGATCGAGCACATCGAGAAGAACGCGCGCCCCGGCCGGACTCGCTCGCGCGGGAAGGGCTGA
- a CDS encoding nitroreductase family protein, protein MTSTLLEVMARQRACRHFRPDPVPWDLLRPVLTAATRAPSAENRQPWRFVVVEDGDARARIAGITSKVWEGGARSHAEASLPPALFVDVDEAASAGYGGAPALVVVLLDRDAAGAGDAGPSIWPAVQNLLIAATAEGLGSVLTTLATYLPDELREATGAPASWDPVAVIPLGYPAEPLGPSRRRALDEVAWHDRVGTPLPAGPDGGSTRS, encoded by the coding sequence ATGACGTCGACCCTCCTCGAGGTGATGGCACGCCAGCGGGCGTGCCGTCACTTCCGGCCCGATCCTGTCCCGTGGGACTTGCTCCGCCCCGTGCTCACCGCGGCCACGCGCGCCCCGAGCGCCGAGAACCGCCAGCCGTGGCGGTTCGTCGTCGTCGAGGACGGCGACGCGCGAGCGCGGATCGCGGGGATCACGAGCAAGGTCTGGGAGGGCGGGGCGCGATCGCACGCCGAGGCGTCGCTACCACCGGCGCTGTTCGTCGACGTCGACGAGGCGGCGAGCGCCGGCTACGGCGGGGCGCCGGCGCTGGTCGTCGTCCTGCTCGACCGTGATGCCGCCGGAGCCGGCGACGCGGGCCCGTCGATCTGGCCCGCGGTGCAGAACCTCCTGATCGCCGCCACGGCCGAAGGATTGGGCTCGGTCCTGACGACACTCGCGACGTACCTGCCGGACGAGCTGCGTGAGGCCACCGGCGCCCCGGCCTCCTGGGATCCGGTCGCGGTCATCCCGCTGGGGTACCCGGCCGAGCCGCTGGGCCCGAGCCGTCGCCGAGCGCTCGACGAGGTGGCGTGGCACGACCGCGTTGGAACCCCGCTGCCAGCCGGTCCCGACGGTGGATCCACGAGGTCGTGA
- a CDS encoding amidohydrolase family protein, which yields MIIDGWVNLFPASFGRAWSATSENRSVGELFGGRTGEGSEVHALLADMDEAGVDRAILTPGLSGTGDQAGLPTLEEQLAVATEHAPRFGVAPAIDRATSPMDNARHVRDVAAHDPVVAVRVTPLVEQYPLNHRLYYPVYAACEEAGLPVTINIGVPGPRVRSECQDPRRLEDVLIDFPDLVVVGAHMGHPYEALLIQYLLKWPNLYLMTSAYLATYLDERLARFMNSSRGRGRVLFASDHPVIPLPRALTAAREVPLEDDARAAFLGDSAGRVFFGL from the coding sequence GTGATCATCGATGGGTGGGTCAACCTGTTCCCGGCGTCGTTCGGTCGTGCGTGGAGTGCGACCTCGGAGAACCGCAGCGTGGGTGAGCTCTTCGGCGGTCGTACCGGCGAGGGCAGCGAGGTGCACGCTCTGCTCGCCGACATGGATGAGGCGGGCGTGGACCGCGCCATCCTCACGCCCGGCCTGTCGGGTACGGGCGACCAGGCCGGTCTGCCGACGCTGGAGGAGCAGCTCGCCGTCGCGACCGAGCACGCGCCCCGGTTCGGGGTCGCCCCGGCGATCGATCGCGCGACCTCCCCGATGGACAACGCCCGGCACGTCCGCGACGTGGCCGCCCACGACCCCGTGGTGGCCGTGCGCGTCACGCCGCTGGTCGAGCAGTACCCCCTGAACCACCGCCTGTACTACCCCGTCTACGCCGCCTGCGAGGAGGCCGGCCTCCCTGTCACGATCAACATCGGCGTACCCGGACCGCGCGTGCGGTCGGAGTGCCAGGACCCCCGCCGGCTCGAGGACGTGCTGATCGACTTCCCGGACCTCGTGGTCGTCGGAGCGCACATGGGCCACCCCTACGAGGCGTTGCTGATCCAGTACCTGCTGAAGTGGCCGAACCTGTACCTGATGACGTCGGCGTACCTCGCGACCTACCTGGACGAGCGGTTGGCGCGGTTCATGAACTCGAGTCGGGGTCGTGGTCGCGTGCTGTTCGCATCGGATCACCCCGTGATCCCGCTGCCACGGGCGCTGACGGCGGCCCGCGAGGTTCCCCTCGAAGACGACGCGCGAGCAGCGTTCCTCGGGGACAGCGCCGGACGGGTCTTCTTCGGGCTATGA
- a CDS encoding SRPBCC family protein, with product MREHRFEIDIPHAVERVWRLLQDYDRWTEFAPMVVDVEVVHPGDDDGNGLLRRVIYRLPFGRRGAALELVTDVVPERGYTYTMLAHRPGNDQTGRVELEPVTSDRTRLRFEERYHLTTWPWRWLEGPIYRFINRQNERSMAAVSDYLTRHPEYPGSDGRTETGSR from the coding sequence ATGAGGGAGCACCGGTTCGAGATCGACATCCCGCACGCCGTGGAGCGCGTCTGGCGCCTGCTCCAGGACTACGACCGCTGGACCGAGTTCGCACCGATGGTCGTCGACGTCGAGGTGGTCCATCCCGGGGACGACGATGGGAACGGCCTGCTCCGGCGCGTGATCTACCGGCTCCCGTTCGGCCGTCGCGGCGCGGCGCTCGAACTCGTGACCGACGTCGTGCCGGAGCGCGGGTACACCTACACGATGCTCGCGCACCGGCCCGGCAACGATCAGACCGGTCGGGTGGAACTCGAGCCGGTCACCTCGGATCGGACACGGCTGCGGTTCGAGGAGCGCTACCACCTCACCACGTGGCCGTGGCGCTGGTTGGAGGGGCCCATCTACCGCTTCATCAACCGACAGAACGAGCGCTCGATGGCGGCGGTCAGCGACTACCTCACCCGCCACCCGGAGTACCCGGGATCCGACGGCCGGACCGAGACGGGGTCGCGTTAG
- a CDS encoding acyl-CoA dehydrogenase, with amino-acid sequence MPIGVTEEHEALHDAARRWVAARCGPEVPRAYAEGEASGLPKFWDDLVAQGWTGLHLSERHGGAGYGLLEAACVLEELGRALAPGPLLATILASVLVERFGSDEQRAELLPRFASGESIGGVALAHGDVHVSRSDGGFRLRGSARPVLSADTADVLVVGGAEDVDGHEVWLVVDAQGVGTTTYDSLDPTRPVGGADFDGVEVPEARVLDGVTRQEVTDRALLLFAAEAAGVAGWCLDTAVEYAKVREQFGRPIGQFQAVKHRCADMLVRAEQARALAWDAAGAADESNGAAQAHLQRPGDEQAALAANIAGAVAIEHAFRNAEHCIQILGGIGFTWEHDAHLYLRRAASVRQLVDAPRAARARAAALALGGTRRQLELELPQQEAAPFREEVRAFVERVRDLDEDGQHRELADAGYLVAEMPEPWGRGAGAIEQLVIEAELRDAGIRRPSLAIGQWVIPTLLTYGTPEQQDRYIRPTLHGDIAWCQLFSEPGAGSDLASLQTKAVRVDGGWRLTGQKVWTSLAQQADLAICLARTNPDAPKHDGITYFIVDMQNDGVDVRPLRELTGEAMFNEVFLTDVFVPDDQVVGDVDSGWRVARNTLAHERVAMASGTTFGGSVEGLLRFLESRPERDDPRIRDELAILLGDGLSVGLLSHRTTLRQLAGADPGPGASVRKLLGVEHDQRVSEFALSLLGPDGAITDGDGGRWSRAYLLNRCLTIAGGTSEIQRNVIGERLLGLPRDPEPST; translated from the coding sequence ATGCCGATCGGCGTGACCGAGGAACACGAGGCGCTGCACGACGCGGCGCGTCGCTGGGTGGCCGCGCGCTGCGGGCCCGAGGTGCCGCGCGCGTACGCGGAGGGTGAGGCCAGCGGCCTGCCGAAGTTCTGGGACGACCTCGTCGCGCAGGGCTGGACCGGCCTGCACCTGTCGGAGCGGCACGGCGGAGCGGGCTACGGGCTGCTCGAGGCGGCCTGCGTGCTCGAGGAGCTCGGCCGCGCGCTCGCCCCGGGTCCGCTCCTGGCGACGATCCTGGCGTCGGTCCTCGTCGAGCGCTTCGGCTCCGACGAGCAGCGAGCTGAGCTGCTCCCACGGTTCGCGAGCGGCGAGTCGATCGGCGGCGTGGCGCTGGCACACGGGGATGTGCACGTGAGCCGCAGCGATGGCGGCTTCCGACTGCGTGGCTCGGCCCGTCCCGTCCTGTCCGCGGACACTGCCGACGTCCTCGTCGTCGGTGGGGCCGAGGACGTCGACGGCCACGAGGTGTGGCTCGTCGTCGATGCGCAGGGTGTCGGCACGACGACCTACGACAGCCTCGACCCGACCCGTCCCGTCGGCGGAGCGGACTTCGACGGGGTCGAGGTGCCCGAGGCGCGCGTCCTCGACGGCGTGACGCGGCAAGAAGTCACCGACCGCGCGCTGCTGCTGTTCGCTGCGGAGGCGGCCGGCGTGGCCGGTTGGTGCCTCGACACCGCTGTCGAGTACGCCAAGGTCCGGGAGCAGTTCGGCCGTCCCATCGGCCAGTTCCAGGCCGTCAAGCACCGCTGCGCCGACATGCTGGTGCGCGCCGAACAGGCGCGGGCACTCGCGTGGGACGCCGCTGGTGCCGCCGATGAGTCCAATGGCGCAGCGCAAGCACACCTCCAGCGGCCAGGCGATGAGCAGGCGGCACTCGCAGCCAACATCGCAGGCGCCGTCGCGATCGAGCACGCCTTCCGCAACGCTGAGCACTGCATCCAGATCCTGGGCGGCATCGGCTTCACCTGGGAGCACGACGCGCACCTGTACCTGCGCCGCGCAGCTTCCGTGCGCCAGCTCGTGGACGCGCCCCGCGCCGCGCGTGCTCGTGCGGCCGCCCTGGCACTCGGCGGCACGCGGCGACAGCTCGAGCTGGAACTGCCGCAGCAGGAGGCCGCGCCCTTCCGTGAGGAGGTCCGCGCCTTCGTCGAGCGCGTGCGCGACCTCGACGAGGACGGTCAGCACCGCGAGCTGGCCGATGCGGGGTACCTCGTCGCGGAGATGCCCGAGCCCTGGGGGCGGGGCGCAGGCGCGATCGAGCAGCTCGTCATCGAGGCCGAGTTGCGCGACGCCGGCATCCGACGGCCGAGCCTCGCGATCGGGCAGTGGGTCATCCCGACGCTGCTGACCTACGGCACCCCCGAGCAGCAGGACCGCTACATCCGCCCGACGCTGCACGGCGACATCGCCTGGTGCCAGCTGTTCTCCGAACCGGGTGCCGGCTCCGACCTCGCATCGCTGCAGACCAAGGCGGTCCGGGTCGACGGCGGCTGGCGCCTGACCGGCCAGAAGGTGTGGACCTCGCTCGCCCAGCAGGCGGACCTCGCGATCTGCCTCGCACGCACCAACCCCGACGCCCCGAAGCACGACGGCATCACCTACTTCATCGTCGACATGCAGAACGACGGTGTCGACGTGCGCCCCCTGCGGGAGCTGACCGGCGAGGCGATGTTCAACGAGGTCTTCCTCACCGACGTCTTCGTCCCCGACGACCAGGTCGTCGGCGACGTCGACAGCGGCTGGCGCGTCGCCCGCAACACCCTGGCACACGAGCGCGTCGCCATGGCCAGCGGCACGACCTTCGGCGGCAGTGTCGAGGGCCTGCTGAGGTTCCTGGAGAGCCGGCCCGAACGTGACGACCCGCGCATCCGCGACGAGCTCGCGATCCTGCTCGGTGACGGCCTCTCGGTGGGGCTGCTGAGCCACCGCACCACGCTGCGCCAGCTCGCCGGGGCCGACCCCGGTCCCGGGGCGAGCGTACGCAAGCTCCTCGGCGTCGAGCACGACCAGCGCGTCTCGGAGTTCGCGCTGTCGCTGCTGGGGCCGGACGGCGCGATCACCGACGGCGACGGAGGCAGGTGGTCGCGCGCCTACCTGCTCAACCGCTGCCTCACGATCGCGGGCGGGACGTCCGAGATCCAGCGCAACGTCATCGGCGAGCGGCTCCTGGGACTGCCTCGCGACCCCGAGCCTTCGACGTGA